One region of Streptomyces leeuwenhoekii genomic DNA includes:
- a CDS encoding PhoX family protein: protein MSEITTGTSTGSTPGSGFPTRRRMLARTGALGVSIAFAGNLSELFAGTAAAQAPGHGGYGPLVPDPDGLLDLPEGFRYRVLSREGDPLRSGEGPVPSHHDGMSAFPGRGGRVHLVRNHENRATASLGVPTVEGLTYDPAGKGGCTALTLGPRGEVLSERVAIAGTAVNCAGGSTPWGTWLTCEETEDKAGTAGYAKDHGFVFEVDPADPRRSGAVPLTAMGRFQHEAVAVDPRRGVVYETEDAFQKPFGLFYRFLPEKPLGGPGSLRAGGRLQAMRVPGVPDLSSIQETGARFDGVEWVDVPDPQARRTPIRLQDFGPGGITHAQKLEGCYWGGRSVYFVSSFARSAEGSAADHYGQIWRYDPERRRLTLVIVFGPDTDVRLPGESPDNICLAPSGGLMVCEDGNGAQHVFGVTRHGEVYAMARNRQNTGTPEEPEWGEFAGVSFSPDGRTMYVNCYAPGTTFAVTGPWRR, encoded by the coding sequence ATGTCCGAGATCACGACCGGCACGTCGACCGGCTCCACGCCCGGCAGCGGCTTCCCCACCCGACGCCGGATGCTCGCCCGGACCGGTGCGCTGGGCGTCTCGATCGCCTTCGCCGGAAACCTCTCCGAGCTCTTCGCGGGCACAGCCGCCGCGCAGGCCCCGGGCCACGGCGGTTACGGACCGCTCGTCCCCGACCCGGACGGCCTGCTCGACCTCCCCGAGGGCTTCCGCTACCGCGTCCTGTCCCGCGAGGGCGACCCGCTCCGCTCGGGCGAGGGCCCGGTCCCCTCCCATCACGACGGCATGTCCGCCTTCCCGGGCCGAGGGGGCCGCGTCCACCTGGTCCGCAACCACGAGAACCGCGCCACCGCGAGCCTGGGCGTCCCGACCGTCGAGGGCCTGACCTACGACCCGGCCGGCAAGGGCGGCTGTACGGCTCTGACCCTCGGTCCCCGGGGCGAGGTCCTGTCGGAACGGGTGGCGATCGCCGGTACGGCGGTCAACTGCGCGGGCGGCTCCACCCCCTGGGGCACCTGGCTGACCTGCGAGGAGACCGAGGACAAGGCGGGCACCGCCGGATACGCCAAGGACCACGGCTTCGTCTTCGAGGTCGACCCGGCCGACCCGCGCCGCTCCGGCGCGGTGCCGCTGACCGCGATGGGCCGCTTCCAGCACGAGGCGGTCGCCGTCGACCCGCGCCGTGGCGTGGTGTACGAGACGGAGGACGCGTTCCAGAAGCCGTTCGGCCTGTTCTACCGGTTCCTGCCCGAGAAGCCGCTGGGCGGGCCGGGCTCGCTGCGGGCGGGCGGCCGCCTCCAGGCGATGCGGGTGCCCGGCGTGCCCGACCTGTCCTCGATCCAGGAGACGGGCGCCCGCTTCGACGGCGTCGAGTGGGTGGACGTACCGGACCCGCAGGCCCGCCGGACGCCGATCCGCCTCCAGGACTTCGGGCCGGGGGGCATCACCCACGCGCAGAAGCTGGAGGGCTGCTACTGGGGCGGACGGTCGGTGTACTTCGTGTCGTCCTTCGCCCGCAGCGCCGAGGGCTCGGCGGCCGACCACTACGGGCAGATATGGCGGTACGACCCGGAGCGGCGCCGCCTGACCCTGGTGATCGTCTTCGGGCCGGACACCGATGTGCGGCTGCCCGGGGAGTCGCCGGACAACATATGCCTGGCGCCCAGCGGCGGCCTCATGGTCTGCGAGGACGGCAACGGCGCCCAGCACGTCTTCGGCGTGACCCGGCACGGCGAGGTGTACGCGATGGCCCGGAACAGGCAGAACACCGGCACCCCCGAGGAACCGGAGTGGGGCGAGTTCGCCGGTGTCTCCTTCTCCCCCGACGGCCGGACGATGTACGTCAACTGCTACGCCCCCGGTACGACCTTCGCGGTGACCGGTCCCTGGCGCCGGTAA
- a CDS encoding aminoacyl-tRNA hydrolase, producing the protein MSQDQDPTPVNAPPARPAAGAPEYVLPLVVRIERAAPPPRTDALQTSARAVLVMLADERSVGDGEWAQAMRDWQDARIRKVVRRARGAEWRRAEALPGITVTGKAAEVRVFPPVPLDGWPKDLARLQVSGTDLDDPEAPVDADPSAPVLWLNPDLEMSAGKAMAQTGHGAQLAWWALPDEERAAWRDAGFPLAVRTADPADWRRLTTSGLPTVRDAGFTEVAPGSCTVVADHPALR; encoded by the coding sequence GTGAGCCAGGACCAGGACCCGACGCCCGTGAACGCCCCGCCCGCCCGCCCCGCGGCCGGCGCACCCGAGTACGTACTGCCGCTCGTCGTCCGCATCGAGCGGGCGGCCCCGCCGCCGCGGACGGACGCGCTTCAGACCTCGGCCCGGGCGGTGCTGGTCATGCTCGCCGACGAGCGGTCGGTGGGCGACGGCGAGTGGGCGCAGGCGATGCGGGACTGGCAGGACGCCCGGATCCGCAAGGTGGTACGGCGGGCGCGCGGCGCCGAGTGGCGGCGCGCCGAGGCGCTGCCCGGCATCACGGTGACCGGCAAGGCGGCCGAGGTACGGGTCTTCCCGCCCGTGCCGCTCGACGGCTGGCCCAAGGACCTGGCCCGCCTCCAGGTCTCCGGCACCGACCTCGACGACCCGGAGGCCCCCGTGGACGCCGACCCGTCCGCGCCGGTGCTCTGGCTGAACCCGGACCTGGAGATGTCGGCCGGCAAGGCGATGGCGCAGACGGGCCACGGCGCCCAGCTCGCCTGGTGGGCGCTGCCCGACGAGGAGCGCGCCGCCTGGCGCGACGCGGGCTTCCCGCTCGCCGTGCGCACCGCGGACCCCGCCGACTGGCGCCGCCTGACCACGAGCGGCCTGCCGACGGTCCGCGACGCCGGTTTCACCGAGGTGGCCCCCGGCTCCTGCACGGTGGTCGCGGACCACCCGGCGCTGCGCTAG
- a CDS encoding APH(3'') family aminoglycoside O-phosphotransferase: MSDHPGPPTVSPALFGMGSGDWLPVTAGESGAFVFRSADAARYAKCVPAAEAAGLEAERDRVEWLNGRGVPGPRVLDWYSGEAGVCLVTSAVSGVPADQVSAEELRLSWGRIADAVRRLHEVPVAECPFGRELDAMLALARDVVARGAVNPEFLPVEQQHLPPAELLARLTGQVPRRREQEAADTVVCHGDLCLPNIILDPRTLDVSGFIDLGRLGRADRHADLALLLANARETWPDEEWARAADAAFAERYGIAVDPDRLRFYLHLDPLTWG, translated from the coding sequence ATGAGCGACCACCCCGGACCCCCGACCGTGTCGCCGGCGCTGTTCGGCATGGGGAGCGGCGACTGGCTGCCCGTCACCGCGGGTGAGTCGGGGGCCTTCGTCTTCCGCAGTGCGGATGCCGCCCGGTATGCCAAGTGCGTGCCCGCGGCGGAGGCGGCCGGGCTGGAGGCCGAGCGGGACCGGGTCGAGTGGCTGAACGGCCGGGGCGTGCCCGGGCCGCGGGTGCTCGACTGGTACTCCGGTGAGGCGGGTGTGTGCCTGGTGACCAGTGCCGTCTCCGGTGTCCCCGCCGATCAGGTGTCCGCCGAGGAGCTGCGCCTGTCCTGGGGGCGCATCGCGGACGCGGTGCGCCGGCTGCACGAGGTGCCCGTGGCGGAGTGCCCGTTCGGCCGGGAACTGGACGCGATGCTCGCCCTGGCGCGCGACGTCGTGGCCCGGGGCGCGGTGAATCCGGAGTTCCTCCCCGTGGAGCAGCAGCATCTGCCGCCCGCGGAGCTGCTGGCCCGCCTCACCGGGCAGGTGCCCCGGCGACGGGAGCAGGAGGCCGCCGACACGGTCGTGTGCCACGGGGATCTGTGCCTGCCCAACATCATCCTCGATCCGCGGACCCTGGACGTGTCGGGCTTCATCGACCTGGGCCGCCTCGGGCGTGCCGACCGCCACGCCGACCTGGCGCTGCTGCTGGCCAACGCGCGCGAGACCTGGCCGGACGAGGAGTGGGCGCGGGCGGCGGACGCGGCGTTCGCCGAGAGGTACGGGATCGCCGTCGACCCCGACCGCCTGCGCTTCTACCTCCATCTCGATCCGCTCACCTGGGGCTGA
- a CDS encoding polysaccharide deacetylase family protein: MITVLLRVTAVCALGGALAACGTAQPPEAPRPAASVVPASPAPARPPTLAPGPAGLAPVFENGPRTPDRTVALTFDADMTADQGPRAAAGERFDNPRLIAALRELKVPATVFMTGRWAEEYPDQARSIGRDPLFEVANHSYSHHAFTGDCYGLPTVPAHRMRAEVERAYTAFRAAGVPDAKPYFRFPGGCYDQRALRAIAATGVTAVQWDVVSGDAFATDADAVARQILDGVRPGSVVVLHCTRSAAPATERAVRAVVPELRRQGYRLVKVSELIGAAAVRR, encoded by the coding sequence GTGATCACTGTCCTCCTCCGTGTGACCGCCGTCTGCGCCCTGGGCGGCGCCCTCGCCGCCTGCGGCACCGCCCAGCCTCCGGAGGCGCCCCGCCCGGCCGCCTCGGTCGTACCCGCCTCCCCCGCCCCGGCCCGGCCGCCCACGCTGGCTCCCGGCCCGGCCGGTCTGGCCCCCGTCTTCGAGAACGGCCCCCGTACGCCGGACAGGACCGTGGCGCTGACCTTCGACGCCGACATGACCGCCGACCAGGGGCCGCGGGCGGCGGCGGGCGAGCGGTTCGACAACCCCCGGCTGATCGCCGCGCTGCGCGAGCTGAAGGTGCCCGCCACGGTGTTCATGACCGGGCGCTGGGCCGAGGAGTACCCGGACCAGGCCCGCTCCATCGGCCGGGACCCGCTCTTCGAGGTCGCCAACCACTCCTACAGCCACCACGCCTTCACCGGCGACTGCTACGGCCTGCCGACCGTGCCCGCCCACCGTATGCGGGCGGAGGTGGAGCGGGCCTACACCGCCTTCCGCGCGGCCGGCGTACCCGACGCCAAGCCCTACTTCCGCTTCCCCGGCGGCTGCTACGACCAGCGGGCGCTGCGGGCGATCGCCGCCACCGGCGTGACCGCGGTGCAGTGGGACGTGGTGAGCGGCGACGCGTTCGCCACCGACGCGGACGCGGTGGCCCGGCAGATCCTGGACGGCGTCCGCCCGGGCTCGGTGGTGGTGCTGCACTGCACCCGCAGCGCCGCCCCGGCGACCGAACGGGCGGTGCGCGCGGTCGTCCCCGAGCTGCGGCGGCAGGGCTACCGCCTGGTGAAGGTATCCGAGCTGATCGGGGCCGCCGCCGTCCGCCGGTGA
- a CDS encoding FAD-dependent oxidoreductase — MTQNPHVSDSYWLQTAPGGAPHPALEDDLDVDVAVIGGGIAGLCTAWELARAGRSVAVLEAGRIAASVTGHTTAKVTALHSLIYDKLRRTRGPEGARLYARSQTEAIERAAEIVDELGIDCDWETRSAYTYVCDAHRVEEVRAEAAAAKEAGLPASFVTETGLPYPVAGAVRVTGQAQFHPRKFLLALAEDLVRRGGRIFEQTTVHGLDEGEPCRVSTGTGATVTARDVVVATHYPIFDRALLFTRLSPRRELVVAGTVDAGRDPDGMYITPDENTRSVRTTPYGEDGGKRLLVITGEHFTPGTGDTRERFARLSAWAREHFPGVELTHAWATQDNDPTDTVPMVGPLHPGARHTYVATGFAGWGMSGGMMAGRLLARQITGEECAWSELYDPRRLRTAVREAPSFLKTQAEVARHFVGDRLRPAPPVDSLPPGEGALVRVGGERLAVYRDEAGALHAVSSRCTHLGCLVNFNAAERAWECPCHGSRFDTDGKVIQGPATRPLERRDI; from the coding sequence ATGACGCAGAACCCGCACGTCAGCGACTCGTACTGGCTCCAGACCGCCCCGGGCGGCGCCCCCCACCCCGCGCTGGAGGACGACCTCGACGTCGACGTCGCCGTCATTGGCGGCGGCATCGCCGGACTGTGCACGGCCTGGGAGCTGGCACGGGCCGGGCGGAGCGTGGCGGTCCTGGAGGCCGGACGGATCGCGGCCAGTGTCACCGGGCACACCACCGCCAAGGTCACCGCCCTGCACTCGCTGATCTACGACAAGCTGCGCCGCACCCGCGGCCCCGAGGGGGCCCGGCTGTACGCCCGCTCGCAGACGGAGGCGATCGAACGCGCCGCCGAGATCGTGGACGAGCTCGGCATCGACTGCGACTGGGAGACCAGGAGCGCGTACACCTACGTCTGCGACGCGCACCGTGTGGAGGAGGTGCGAGCCGAGGCCGCCGCCGCGAAGGAGGCGGGGCTGCCGGCCTCGTTCGTGACGGAGACCGGGCTGCCGTACCCGGTCGCGGGCGCGGTCCGGGTCACCGGGCAGGCCCAGTTCCATCCCCGCAAGTTCCTGCTCGCGCTCGCCGAGGACCTGGTCCGGCGGGGCGGCCGCATCTTCGAGCAGACCACCGTGCACGGCCTGGACGAGGGCGAGCCGTGCCGCGTGTCGACCGGCACCGGCGCGACGGTGACCGCCCGGGACGTGGTGGTCGCCACCCACTACCCGATCTTCGACCGGGCCCTGCTCTTCACCCGCCTCTCGCCGCGCCGCGAGCTGGTGGTGGCCGGGACGGTCGACGCCGGGCGGGACCCCGACGGCATGTACATCACGCCGGACGAGAACACCCGGTCGGTGCGCACGACGCCGTACGGCGAGGACGGTGGCAAGCGGCTGCTGGTGATCACCGGGGAGCACTTCACCCCCGGCACGGGCGACACCCGGGAGCGCTTCGCGCGCCTGTCCGCCTGGGCCCGCGAGCACTTCCCCGGCGTGGAACTCACCCACGCCTGGGCCACCCAGGACAACGACCCCACCGACACCGTCCCGATGGTGGGCCCGCTGCACCCCGGCGCCCGGCACACCTACGTCGCCACCGGCTTCGCGGGCTGGGGCATGAGCGGCGGCATGATGGCCGGGCGGCTGCTCGCCCGGCAGATCACCGGCGAGGAGTGCGCCTGGAGCGAGCTGTACGATCCGCGCCGGCTGCGCACGGCCGTGCGAGAGGCACCGTCGTTCCTGAAGACACAGGCCGAGGTGGCCCGCCACTTCGTCGGCGACCGGCTGCGGCCCGCCCCGCCGGTGGACTCGCTGCCGCCCGGGGAGGGCGCCCTGGTCCGGGTCGGCGGGGAACGGCTCGCGGTCTACCGGGACGAGGCCGGCGCCCTGCACGCCGTCTCCTCGCGCTGCACCCACCTGGGCTGCCTGGTCAACTTCAACGCCGCCGAGCGGGCCTGGGAGTGCCCGTGCCACGGCTCCCGGTTCGACACGGACGGCAAGGTGATCCAGGGCCCGGCGACCCGGCCGCTGGAGCGGCGGGACATCTGA